One genomic window of Macaca mulatta isolate MMU2019108-1 chromosome 8, T2T-MMU8v2.0, whole genome shotgun sequence includes the following:
- the RPL30 gene encoding large ribosomal subunit protein eL30, translated as MVAAKKTKKSLESINSRLQLVMKSGKYVLGYKQTLKMIRQGKAKLVILANNCPALRKSEIEYYAMLAKTGVHHYSGNNIELGTACGKYYRVCTLAIIDPGDSDIIRSMPEQTGEK; from the exons atggtgGCCGCAAAGAAGACG AAAAAGTCGCTGGAGTCGATCAACTCTAGGCTCCAACTCGTTATGAAAAGTGGGAAGTACGTCCTGGGGTACAAGCAGACTCTGAAGATGATCAGACAAGGCAAAGCGAAATTGGTCATTCTCGCTAACAACTGCCCAGCTTTGAG GAAATCTGAAATAGAGTACTATGCAATGTTGGCTAAAACTGGTGTCCATCACTACAGTGGAAATAATATTGAACTGGGCACAGCATGCGGAAAATACTACAGAGTGTGCACACTGGCTATCATTGATCCAG gtgacTCTGACATCATTAGAAGCATGCCAGAACAGACTGGTGAAAAGTAA